A single window of Ignavibacteriales bacterium DNA harbors:
- a CDS encoding glycosyl hydrolase family 28 protein: MKSHILHRCALISLFFLVTPARGDDNVFNVRQFGATGKKTQNAQQCIQRAIDSCALSGGGLVYLPPGEYSSGTLHLRSHIRFHIEAGATLYSIKLKEAFDKDALIYGEDLENISIEGRGTIDGQGAYEWRLNDIQDDFIRPNMERMEALGKPLMRSFPRKDQFGKLILLLRCKDVYITGLSLVRSPSWTIHPYGCERLVIDGVFIQSSLPEGVWADGIDPDGCKDVHISNCTIETGDDAIVFYSMNWFGPALPCENITVTNCRLSSASSAIKFCDGNMNCVRNVTIDNCTITNSNRGIAFMVFDGGYVSDVVLSNLTIDCRRYDWFWWGDGDPFHINIKRRSEVHKHVKFDNEPPAGFIRNVLIQNVIAHGKGSSIMNGHPQSWLDGLTFENVKLYVSSDTTVAYDKAVHALKFQMARNLKLRNVEVFWGKPGSNQWRSALYVEDVKDLEIDNFAGRQADIPSVTPALEFNRVQGAVVRNSTALDGTSVFLSIAGAESSNILLTRNDLRKARIPYQMSKQVAKGSVIELENLNPTSK, translated from the coding sequence ATGAAGTCTCACATCCTCCATCGATGTGCACTGATTTCTCTCTTCTTCCTGGTCACGCCTGCACGAGGCGACGATAATGTTTTCAACGTGCGGCAGTTTGGTGCCACCGGGAAGAAAACTCAGAATGCGCAGCAATGCATCCAACGCGCGATCGATTCGTGCGCCCTTTCTGGCGGTGGCTTGGTGTACCTCCCTCCGGGTGAGTATTCTTCCGGCACACTCCATCTCCGAAGCCACATCAGATTCCACATTGAAGCGGGGGCTACACTCTATTCAATCAAGCTGAAGGAAGCGTTCGACAAGGACGCTCTGATCTACGGCGAAGATCTGGAAAACATCTCTATCGAGGGGCGTGGGACGATCGATGGTCAGGGAGCATACGAGTGGAGGCTCAATGATATCCAGGATGACTTCATTCGCCCGAACATGGAGAGGATGGAAGCACTCGGCAAACCCCTTATGCGATCCTTCCCCAGGAAGGATCAGTTCGGCAAGCTTATCCTCCTCCTCCGGTGCAAGGATGTGTACATCACAGGGTTGTCGTTGGTACGATCTCCGTCATGGACTATCCATCCGTACGGCTGTGAACGATTAGTGATCGATGGTGTATTCATCCAATCGAGCCTCCCGGAGGGTGTTTGGGCAGATGGAATCGATCCGGACGGCTGCAAGGACGTCCACATATCGAATTGCACCATTGAGACCGGAGACGATGCGATTGTTTTCTATTCGATGAACTGGTTCGGACCCGCGCTCCCTTGCGAGAATATCACTGTTACGAATTGCCGTCTCTCTTCTGCTTCCAGCGCGATCAAGTTCTGCGACGGAAATATGAACTGTGTGCGGAACGTGACGATCGACAACTGCACGATCACGAACTCCAACCGCGGAATAGCATTCATGGTATTCGATGGCGGCTATGTCAGCGACGTTGTGCTCTCCAACCTGACGATAGACTGCCGTCGGTACGACTGGTTTTGGTGGGGAGATGGCGACCCGTTCCATATTAACATCAAACGGCGCAGCGAAGTGCACAAGCACGTGAAGTTCGACAACGAACCCCCTGCAGGTTTCATTCGTAACGTCCTGATCCAGAATGTCATCGCCCACGGCAAGGGTTCGAGCATCATGAACGGACACCCGCAAAGCTGGCTGGATGGTCTGACGTTTGAAAACGTGAAGCTCTATGTCTCGTCGGATACAACAGTCGCGTACGACAAGGCAGTGCACGCTCTGAAGTTCCAGATGGCAAGAAACCTGAAACTCAGGAATGTCGAAGTCTTCTGGGGTAAGCCTGGGTCAAATCAGTGGCGTTCTGCGTTGTATGTTGAAGACGTGAAGGACCTCGAGATCGATAATTTCGCAGGGCGCCAGGCAGACATCCCGTCTGTGACCCCCGCGTTGGAGTTCAATCGCGTCCAGGGAGCGGTCGTCCGTAATTCCACGGCTCTGGATGGCACTTCTGTATTTCTCAGCATCGCAGGAGCGGAATCATCCAATATCCTTCTCACCCGTAACGACCTGCGGAAAGCCAGGATTCCATACCAGATGAGCAAACAAGTGGCGAAAGGGTCTGTCATCGAACTCGAGAACCTCAATCCAACCTCGAAATAA
- a CDS encoding zinc-binding dehydrogenase — protein MKAVEISKFGHPKVLRICEVPRPEVGDGDVLVRVRAIGLNFAEVFARLGYYPAIPKPPFIPGLEFSGIVEEVGRGVKGFRRRSRVVGFTRQKAYAEFVAVPASLLTQMPVGMSFEEGAAIGVAFLTAYHGLVTLGQIRKGERLLLHAAAGGVGTAVLQIARHLGVRVYATVGSDAKIQIARDLGAEVVINYSDQDFAEIIRRETDGQGVDVILDSVGGRVFRKGWKLLAPMGRYVLYGFSAVAGRKGVPKVKALIEAASVPHIYPPSLVSQNVSLMGFNLYFLFDRVDYLQETMAMLMSWYKKGLVRPVVGAVYPFEKIREAHTFLQSRQSVGKVVVTVGEGK, from the coding sequence ATGAAGGCTGTAGAGATTTCAAAATTCGGCCATCCTAAAGTGCTGAGGATCTGTGAAGTGCCGCGGCCGGAAGTTGGAGATGGAGATGTCCTCGTGCGCGTACGGGCTATAGGGCTGAATTTCGCAGAGGTTTTTGCCCGGCTTGGTTACTACCCCGCGATTCCAAAGCCACCCTTCATCCCCGGTCTCGAGTTCTCCGGAATCGTTGAAGAGGTTGGGAGAGGCGTCAAAGGTTTTCGACGAAGGTCCCGCGTGGTGGGGTTTACGAGGCAGAAAGCGTATGCGGAGTTTGTCGCGGTCCCCGCCTCGTTGCTGACTCAAATGCCGGTCGGGATGTCCTTTGAGGAGGGCGCGGCTATCGGTGTCGCGTTTCTGACGGCGTATCACGGGCTGGTCACGCTTGGTCAAATCAGGAAAGGTGAGAGGTTGTTGCTGCACGCCGCCGCCGGCGGAGTTGGAACAGCTGTGCTCCAGATCGCCAGACATCTTGGGGTTCGCGTCTATGCGACGGTCGGTTCCGATGCCAAGATCCAGATTGCCCGGGACCTCGGAGCTGAGGTCGTCATCAACTACTCTGATCAGGACTTTGCTGAAATAATCCGACGCGAGACAGATGGGCAGGGAGTTGATGTCATCCTCGATTCTGTGGGAGGAAGGGTTTTTCGAAAAGGGTGGAAGCTGCTTGCACCGATGGGACGATACGTTTTGTACGGGTTCTCAGCCGTTGCAGGCAGGAAGGGTGTACCAAAGGTCAAAGCCTTGATCGAAGCCGCATCGGTTCCACACATTTATCCACCGTCTCTGGTTTCACAAAACGTCAGTCTCATGGGGTTCAACTTGTATTTTCTTTTCGACAGAGTTGACTACCTGCAGGAAACGATGGCGATGCTGATGTCCTGGTACAAGAAAGGTCTAGTGCGTCCCGTTGTAGGTGCCGTCTATCCTTTTGAGAAGATCCGGGAAGCACATACGTTCCTTCAGTCCCGGCAGAGTGTCGGCAAGGTGGTGGTGACCGTGGGAGAGGGGAAGTGA
- the aat gene encoding leucyl/phenylalanyl-tRNA--protein transferase, protein MKENQTWVGIIDPDFLLKAYCSGFFPMADGVDGEIGWYSPDPRAIFELNELQIPRSLSLTIKKQPFEILIDTRFEDVMRECAARKETWISEEIIQSYVRLHQMGFAHSVECWKEDVLVGGLYGVAIRGAFFGESMFSRMRDASKVALVSLVDRLREREYELLDTQFVTEHLARFGAKEITRDEYLRRLKKALKQECTFYP, encoded by the coding sequence ATGAAAGAGAATCAAACGTGGGTTGGCATTATAGATCCCGATTTCCTTCTGAAGGCCTACTGTTCTGGATTTTTTCCCATGGCCGACGGCGTTGACGGGGAGATCGGATGGTATTCACCGGACCCGCGCGCAATATTTGAACTGAACGAATTACAGATTCCCCGCAGCCTTTCCCTCACGATCAAGAAACAACCTTTCGAGATTCTCATCGATACCCGGTTTGAAGATGTGATGCGTGAGTGTGCTGCAAGAAAAGAGACTTGGATTTCTGAAGAAATCATCCAAAGTTATGTAAGGTTGCATCAGATGGGATTCGCACACAGCGTGGAGTGTTGGAAGGAGGACGTGCTTGTGGGCGGACTGTATGGTGTGGCGATCCGGGGTGCCTTTTTCGGTGAGTCGATGTTCAGCCGGATGCGTGATGCTTCAAAGGTTGCGCTCGTGTCGCTTGTTGATCGACTCCGGGAACGAGAGTATGAACTGCTGGATACGCAGTTTGTCACAGAGCACCTTGCCCGTTTTGGGGCTAAGGAAATCACAAGGGATGAATACCTCCGTCGCCTGAAAAAGGCTCTGAAGCAAGAATGCACATTCTATCCATAA
- a CDS encoding phosphoribosylaminoimidazolesuccinocarboxamide synthase, producing the protein MSSSFKIPVVTQTNFPGLKLVNRGKVRDIYDFGEALLIVATDRISAYDVIMGEGIPFKGKVLTQISDYWFEQMTDIIPNHLLSTIEYDFPSECKPYWGDLKQRSMYVKKTKPLAIECVVRGYLSGSGWKEYKQTQSVCGIKLPPGLVESDKLPEPIFTPATKEDVGKHDENIDFARASGIVGKEIAERVRDVSIAIYSRAAAIAEKKGIIIADTKMEFGIDDKGELILIDELLTPDSSRFWPKDKYTPGKGQESFDKQYVRDYLDSIDFNRQPPAPRLPEDIIFKTTALYLEALKRLSGKTLI; encoded by the coding sequence ATGTCGTCATCGTTCAAGATACCAGTTGTGACACAGACAAATTTCCCCGGATTGAAGCTCGTCAATAGGGGCAAGGTGAGGGATATTTACGATTTCGGAGAGGCTTTGCTGATTGTGGCGACCGATCGCATCTCGGCCTATGACGTCATTATGGGGGAAGGGATACCGTTCAAAGGGAAGGTGCTCACCCAGATTTCCGACTACTGGTTTGAGCAGATGACGGATATTATTCCAAATCATCTGCTTTCGACGATTGAGTACGACTTCCCGTCGGAGTGCAAACCGTATTGGGGCGATCTGAAGCAACGCTCCATGTATGTGAAGAAGACAAAACCGCTTGCCATCGAGTGTGTGGTCCGCGGGTATTTGTCGGGATCGGGCTGGAAGGAGTACAAGCAAACTCAAAGTGTGTGTGGCATCAAACTGCCTCCCGGGCTTGTGGAATCGGACAAACTGCCAGAGCCTATATTTACACCGGCGACAAAAGAGGACGTCGGGAAGCATGATGAAAACATCGATTTTGCTCGGGCTTCAGGCATCGTCGGGAAGGAAATAGCCGAACGCGTGCGCGACGTCTCGATCGCGATCTATTCGCGGGCAGCGGCCATAGCCGAGAAGAAGGGGATCATCATCGCCGATACCAAAATGGAGTTCGGCATCGACGACAAAGGGGAACTGATTCTCATCGACGAATTACTGACGCCGGACTCTTCGCGATTCTGGCCTAAGGACAAATACACTCCCGGCAAGGGGCAGGAGAGCTTCGATAAGCAGTATGTACGCGATTACCTCGATTCCATCGATTTCAATCGTCAACCGCCGGCACCGCGTCTCCCGGAAGATATCATCTTCAAGACGACGGCATTGTATCTGGAAGCGCTCAAACGATTGAGTGGCAAGACCTTGATCTAA
- a CDS encoding archease encodes MNSGFRILEHPSDLGIEAWGPTLSDAFRQAAFGLVSIIVDPTTIREREEKRMRVSGSDTDNLLVRWLSEILYLYDGEDFLMANVEITSLNDFSVEAVVRGESLDPVRHQSGLDVKAITYHQLKVIQENGIWTARVFFDI; translated from the coding sequence ATGAATAGCGGCTTTCGCATACTGGAGCATCCCTCAGATTTGGGGATTGAAGCTTGGGGGCCCACCCTCAGTGACGCCTTCAGGCAGGCCGCTTTTGGTCTTGTGTCGATTATCGTCGATCCCACGACCATCAGGGAACGCGAAGAGAAAAGGATGCGGGTCTCGGGGAGTGACACCGACAACCTCCTTGTTCGCTGGCTCTCGGAGATTCTCTATCTCTACGACGGCGAGGACTTCCTGATGGCAAATGTCGAAATCACGAGCCTGAACGATTTCTCCGTCGAAGCAGTGGTCCGTGGAGAGAGCCTCGATCCTGTCAGGCATCAGTCCGGATTAGACGTCAAGGCGATTACCTACCATCAGCTGAAGGTCATACAAGAGAACGGGATATGGACAGCGAGAGTCTTCTTCGACATCTAA
- a CDS encoding RtcB family protein: protein MLQKLDEYRYLIPKTFRDGMKIEGLIYASSGLIKAIENDLTLMQVANVATLPGLVGRSLAMPDAHQGYGFAIGGVAASDIQHGVVSAGGVGFDINCGVRLLRSEYRLNEVKHKLDVLLNQMFRDIPCGTGKKGILAGLSDTELDRVLERGALWAVEHGYGTAGDLLHTEEEGQLRNADASKVSRRAKERGRDQLGTLGSGNHFAEVQFVAELYDDEAAAAFGLFRDQIVVLIHTGSRGLGHQVCTDYLETMQEAMRKYGISVVDRQLACVPIQTPEGRSYLQAMACAANFAFANRQMITHWIRQAFEQVFGSGDLTIVYDVCHNIAKEETHRIEGSARRVLVHRKGATRAFPKHRPEIPSDYSEVGQPVLIPGSMGTCSYVLVGTERAMEETFGSSCHGAGRAMSRHAAKKDTTADELLQDLREKGIHVRGASKSGLTEEKPDAYKDVSAVVDVVHNAGIARKVAKMVPIGVIKG, encoded by the coding sequence ATGCTGCAGAAACTTGACGAATATCGTTACCTGATACCGAAGACATTTCGGGATGGGATGAAGATCGAAGGACTGATCTATGCCAGCAGCGGATTGATCAAAGCGATTGAGAACGATTTGACCTTGATGCAGGTAGCAAATGTCGCCACGCTTCCTGGTTTGGTGGGCCGATCGTTGGCAATGCCCGACGCTCATCAGGGCTACGGGTTTGCCATCGGCGGCGTAGCCGCCTCGGATATTCAGCATGGAGTCGTTTCCGCAGGAGGTGTCGGATTCGACATCAATTGCGGCGTGCGACTTCTTCGCTCGGAGTATCGCCTCAATGAGGTGAAGCATAAGCTCGATGTTCTCCTCAACCAGATGTTTCGGGACATCCCGTGCGGAACCGGCAAGAAAGGAATCCTCGCCGGCCTCAGTGACACTGAACTGGACCGCGTGTTGGAGCGCGGGGCTCTCTGGGCTGTGGAGCACGGATATGGGACGGCCGGAGATCTCCTGCACACTGAGGAGGAGGGGCAGCTACGGAACGCTGATGCGAGCAAGGTGAGCAGAAGGGCCAAAGAGCGTGGAAGGGATCAACTTGGCACACTCGGATCAGGGAATCATTTTGCGGAGGTCCAGTTTGTTGCGGAACTGTACGACGACGAGGCCGCCGCAGCGTTCGGTCTCTTCAGGGACCAGATCGTGGTACTGATTCACACCGGTTCCCGGGGACTGGGCCATCAGGTATGCACAGATTACCTTGAAACTATGCAGGAGGCGATGCGAAAGTACGGAATTTCGGTTGTCGACCGCCAGCTCGCGTGCGTGCCGATCCAGACACCGGAAGGGAGGAGCTATCTGCAGGCAATGGCTTGCGCAGCCAACTTCGCGTTCGCGAACAGGCAAATGATCACGCATTGGATACGACAGGCCTTTGAGCAAGTTTTTGGTTCCGGAGATCTGACAATTGTCTATGACGTGTGCCATAACATAGCCAAGGAGGAGACTCATCGCATCGAGGGATCCGCGCGGAGAGTTCTGGTCCATCGGAAGGGAGCCACCCGGGCATTTCCAAAGCATCGTCCCGAGATACCATCAGATTACAGCGAGGTGGGCCAGCCGGTTCTCATACCTGGGAGTATGGGGACATGTTCTTATGTATTGGTTGGCACGGAGCGGGCTATGGAGGAGACGTTCGGATCGTCGTGCCATGGAGCCGGACGTGCGATGAGCAGGCATGCTGCGAAAAAGGACACTACCGCAGACGAGCTGCTGCAGGATCTGAGGGAGAAAGGGATTCACGTCCGGGGAGCATCGAAGAGTGGTCTCACCGAGGAGAAGCCGGACGCTTACAAAGATGTTAGTGCCGTTGTAGATGTTGTGCATAATGCGGGCATTGCGCGCAAAGTGGCAAAGATGGTGCCCATCGGCGTTATCAAAGGGTAA
- the apbC gene encoding iron-sulfur cluster carrier protein ApbC: protein MLPLTEANVLQALKSVKDPDLHRDIVALNFVKNLKINRNNVSFTLELTTPACPVRDQFKVDCERAIRSTIADVGDVDIQMTASVATHTNQQKDLILPGVKNTIAVASGKGGVGKSTVAVNLAVSLALDGASVGLVDADVYGPSIPLMFGMNERPKLSENKLVPLERYGVKIMSIGFLVDPMQAVIWRGPMASGAVKQFMSDVNWGNLDYLIFDLPPGTGDIQLTLVQTIPLTGAVIVTTPQDVALADARKGLVMFNKVNVPVLGIVENMSFFVCSHCGQRENIFDSGGGSRTAKELNVPFLGEIPINTRIRVGGDEGTPIVVMDEASQHAQTIRSIARNLASQISMLHVSAPPSQRVEILLGGSN from the coding sequence ATGCTGCCACTTACTGAAGCCAATGTCCTCCAGGCACTAAAGTCTGTCAAGGATCCTGATTTGCATCGGGATATTGTCGCCCTGAATTTTGTAAAGAACCTAAAGATTAACCGGAACAATGTCAGTTTTACATTAGAACTCACGACCCCCGCATGTCCCGTGCGGGATCAATTCAAAGTCGATTGCGAACGAGCAATCAGAAGCACAATTGCAGATGTGGGCGACGTTGACATCCAAATGACCGCGTCCGTTGCAACACACACGAATCAACAGAAGGATCTTATTCTCCCCGGAGTCAAGAACACCATTGCAGTTGCCAGCGGCAAGGGGGGAGTTGGCAAGTCAACTGTTGCCGTAAACCTCGCGGTTTCCCTTGCTCTCGACGGGGCGAGTGTTGGCCTGGTGGATGCCGATGTGTACGGTCCCAGCATCCCTCTGATGTTCGGCATGAATGAGCGGCCGAAGCTTTCGGAGAACAAGCTTGTGCCGCTTGAGCGGTATGGAGTGAAAATCATGTCGATTGGATTTCTTGTTGACCCTATGCAGGCCGTGATCTGGCGGGGGCCTATGGCGAGTGGGGCGGTGAAGCAGTTCATGAGCGACGTGAACTGGGGAAACCTGGACTATCTGATTTTTGACCTTCCGCCGGGAACGGGGGACATCCAGCTTACGCTGGTGCAGACCATCCCTTTGACCGGAGCGGTTATTGTGACGACGCCGCAGGATGTCGCATTGGCTGACGCCCGGAAAGGGCTAGTGATGTTCAACAAAGTAAACGTCCCCGTTCTTGGAATCGTGGAAAACATGAGCTTCTTTGTTTGCAGCCATTGCGGACAGAGAGAGAATATTTTCGACTCTGGAGGTGGAAGCCGGACTGCGAAGGAACTCAATGTTCCGTTCCTGGGTGAGATTCCTATCAACACGAGGATCAGAGTCGGCGGGGACGAAGGGACGCCGATTGTCGTGATGGACGAAGCCTCCCAGCACGCGCAGACGATACGCAGCATTGCCCGGAATCTCGCGTCACAGATCAGCATGCTCCATGTTTCAGCACCGCCTTCGCAGAGGGTGGAAATCCTTCTGGGAGGGTCTAACTAA
- a CDS encoding NifU family protein, translating into MLTHEIVQKSLEHVRPYLQRDGGDVELVGITDDGIVEVRLTGSCLSCPMSLMTLRAGIERSLLLAHQEIRRVEQVR; encoded by the coding sequence ATGCTCACTCATGAAATCGTTCAGAAGAGCCTTGAGCATGTTCGCCCCTATCTTCAGCGAGACGGCGGTGACGTCGAACTGGTTGGGATCACGGATGATGGGATCGTTGAGGTGCGTCTGACAGGTTCGTGCTTATCCTGCCCGATGTCGTTGATGACCTTGCGTGCAGGCATTGAGCGCTCGTTATTGCTGGCTCATCAGGAAATTCGAAGAGTGGAACAGGTCCGTTGA
- the ftsE gene encoding cell division ATP-binding protein FtsE has product MIDLKDVTVAFDGQVVLDRLNLSIKDGEFVYLVGATGAGKSSLLRLLYMDLKPDSGSVRVFEYDSATTKADDVPRLRRTLGIVFQDFKLLEDRDVFENVAFALYVTDARRSDIKKRAFHALSDVGVTHKRSQMPHELSGGEQQRVVIARALVNSPSLLLADEPTGNLDPTSSSEIMELLKKINMRGTAVLMATHNYDLVRKYPARVIQLKDGKLVDIEFK; this is encoded by the coding sequence ATGATCGACCTCAAAGACGTGACGGTGGCATTTGACGGACAGGTAGTGCTTGACCGTCTCAATCTCTCGATCAAAGACGGGGAGTTCGTCTATCTGGTGGGAGCAACCGGCGCAGGGAAGAGCTCATTGCTCAGGCTTCTCTACATGGACCTCAAGCCTGATTCAGGATCGGTCCGCGTATTTGAGTACGATTCTGCGACTACGAAAGCGGACGACGTGCCACGGCTCAGACGTACGCTGGGAATTGTTTTCCAGGATTTCAAGCTCCTTGAAGACCGCGATGTTTTTGAAAACGTAGCGTTTGCGCTCTACGTGACTGATGCACGCCGAAGTGATATCAAGAAAAGAGCATTCCACGCGCTCTCGGACGTCGGCGTCACTCACAAGCGCAGTCAGATGCCCCATGAGCTGTCCGGCGGCGAACAGCAGCGCGTCGTGATTGCACGGGCACTGGTAAACTCTCCCTCCCTTCTGTTGGCCGATGAGCCAACAGGGAACCTTGACCCGACCTCTTCGTCAGAGATCATGGAGCTTCTCAAGAAGATCAACATGCGCGGTACGGCCGTGCTCATGGCAACACACAACTATGATCTGGTTCGCAAGTATCCCGCCCGAGTCATACAACTGAAAGACGGCAAGCTGGTCGATATCGAGTTCAAATAG
- the pdxA gene encoding 4-hydroxythreonine-4-phosphate dehydrogenase PdxA yields the protein MKPLIAVTLGDFNGVGPEIALKAATHASTRKLCTPLLVGPLNIFESVRDKLKIKAKLQRVVFPWKEGIALPVLDVGDGLWADIRYGEVTKAAGKSAGVAIEKSVELCTSRKVAAMVTAPVSKEAMQLAGYNFPGQTEMIALLSRSNKVAMMLVSEKMRIGLVTIHAPLRSVAESISKEKIVDKTTIIFEALKSNFQISKPRIAILSLNPHAGEHGLLGSEEDDILKPAIEELTASGLQVVGPVSADAFFGTAAYKAFDAILAMYHDQGLIPVKMSSFKTTVNFSAGLSIIRTSPGHGTAFDIAGKGTADISSMLEAIKYAVRFSKTR from the coding sequence GTGAAACCACTGATCGCTGTAACCCTTGGTGACTTCAACGGCGTCGGGCCTGAAATAGCTCTGAAGGCGGCAACGCACGCTTCAACCCGCAAACTCTGCACTCCTCTTCTCGTGGGACCGCTCAATATTTTTGAAAGCGTCCGCGACAAACTAAAAATCAAGGCCAAGCTTCAGAGAGTTGTATTCCCGTGGAAGGAAGGCATTGCGCTGCCTGTCCTCGATGTAGGGGACGGCCTCTGGGCCGATATCCGGTACGGGGAGGTCACGAAGGCCGCGGGCAAATCAGCCGGCGTCGCGATCGAAAAATCGGTGGAGCTATGTACGTCGCGCAAAGTCGCTGCAATGGTCACTGCGCCGGTATCGAAGGAAGCCATGCAGCTGGCGGGCTACAATTTCCCGGGGCAGACGGAAATGATCGCTCTTCTGAGCCGCTCGAACAAGGTCGCCATGATGCTGGTCTCCGAGAAAATGCGCATCGGCCTGGTAACCATACACGCCCCGCTGCGATCTGTTGCAGAGAGCATTTCAAAAGAAAAGATTGTCGACAAGACTACGATTATCTTCGAAGCGTTGAAGTCGAACTTCCAGATCAGCAAACCGCGGATTGCGATCCTGAGCCTCAACCCTCATGCGGGTGAACATGGTTTACTCGGATCTGAAGAGGACGACATTCTCAAGCCGGCGATCGAGGAACTCACGGCATCCGGCTTACAGGTTGTTGGGCCTGTTTCGGCCGACGCGTTTTTCGGGACTGCGGCCTACAAGGCATTCGACGCAATTCTGGCAATGTATCACGATCAGGGACTCATACCGGTAAAAATGAGTTCTTTCAAGACGACAGTCAATTTCTCGGCAGGGCTCAGTATCATTAGAACTTCCCCAGGCCACGGGACGGCATTCGACATCGCCGGCAAGGGGACTGCTGACATCTCCAGCATGCTCGAAGCCATCAAGTATGCAGTTCGATTTTCAAAAACTCGATGA
- a CDS encoding GWxTD domain-containing protein — protein MRFTSLLAACWLLGGLAAFSQNHFEQSESRSPSSPISYEAVALFNADSSTMTVNVHYRIGQNFFIFVRNERAPQRSDYVARGELLVELVNEQKVSVARQILQLPLTRTTLPRDSDRPISLQGVISLQAPPGKYTIVFSVDDRESGRAFIEKTRKVASPEPKPAALYVSDLIMCRQPVLGKQPQLFVPMNRGGNVLFADAGGFLTEVFLPSALDTLRLTWKLTGQAEGFGERIQKLEGSTFTILDGVLHLLPQEQGVLYGLKAIVHNWKAIYVPLPLEKLQPGAYTLEVQYRLGKAYKMDNHEFRVSWPSHPFSLTDPELAVDALRHIAKESEIDGMLSGSAERRSDAFYRFWKERSRDTTTAYNHALAEYYFRVDEAMRKFSTAKENDGYKTDRGRIYILYGPPPKSERVLQPSSGPKEIWTYERVQRRFIFIDPARNGNYILSQAENL, from the coding sequence ATGAGATTCACATCACTGCTTGCAGCGTGCTGGTTGCTCGGCGGACTCGCCGCTTTTTCGCAAAACCACTTTGAGCAGAGCGAAAGCAGGAGCCCGAGTTCTCCTATATCGTACGAAGCAGTCGCCCTCTTCAATGCCGATTCCTCAACGATGACGGTCAATGTCCACTATCGGATCGGTCAGAATTTCTTCATCTTCGTCCGCAACGAGCGTGCACCGCAGCGATCCGATTATGTCGCCCGCGGCGAGCTCCTCGTGGAGCTTGTGAACGAACAGAAAGTCTCGGTGGCACGACAGATCCTTCAGCTGCCACTTACCCGCACAACCTTGCCGAGAGATTCCGATCGACCTATCAGCTTGCAGGGAGTCATCTCCTTGCAGGCGCCTCCCGGAAAATACACAATCGTGTTTTCAGTCGATGATCGTGAGTCCGGCCGCGCTTTCATCGAGAAGACAAGAAAAGTAGCATCTCCGGAGCCCAAACCTGCGGCGCTATATGTGTCTGATCTCATAATGTGCAGGCAGCCGGTCCTCGGCAAACAACCACAATTGTTCGTTCCGATGAATCGCGGTGGCAACGTCCTTTTCGCTGATGCCGGCGGATTTTTGACCGAGGTATTCCTCCCGTCCGCTTTGGACACCCTGCGCCTGACGTGGAAACTTACCGGCCAGGCCGAAGGGTTTGGCGAGAGAATACAGAAGCTCGAAGGATCCACATTCACGATTCTCGATGGAGTGCTGCACCTTCTCCCGCAAGAGCAAGGAGTGCTCTATGGATTGAAAGCGATCGTCCATAACTGGAAAGCCATCTATGTTCCCCTCCCACTGGAGAAACTTCAGCCAGGAGCGTATACTCTTGAGGTGCAATACCGCCTCGGCAAGGCTTACAAGATGGACAACCACGAATTCCGCGTGTCGTGGCCTTCCCATCCGTTCTCGCTGACCGATCCGGAACTCGCAGTCGACGCTCTCCGCCATATTGCGAAGGAGTCCGAAATCGACGGCATGCTCTCAGGTTCAGCCGAACGACGCTCAGATGCGTTCTACCGCTTCTGGAAGGAACGCAGCCGGGATACAACAACCGCTTACAATCACGCATTGGCTGAGTACTACTTCCGTGTCGACGAGGCGATGCGAAAGTTCTCGACGGCCAAGGAAAACGACGGCTACAAGACAGACCGCGGCCGGATCTACATTCTCTACGGACCGCCGCCGAAATCGGAACGAGTGCTCCAGCCGAGCTCCGGGCCCAAGGAAATCTGGACATACGAGCGGGTTCAACGGAGGTTCATTTTCATCGATCCGGCCCGAAACGGCAATTATATCCTTAGTCAAGCTGAGAATCTGTGA